In Streptomyces sp. NBC_00448, the following are encoded in one genomic region:
- the gmd gene encoding GDP-mannose 4,6-dehydratase, with product MGKTALITGVTGQDGSYLAELLLSKGYTVHGIVRRSSSFNTERIDHIYQDPQEAHRSLVLHHADLSDGVALVNLLRDVQPGEIYNLGAQSHVRVSFDAPMYTGDVTGLGALRLLEAVRASGIGARVYQASSSEMFGATPPPQHEGTPFHPRSPYACAKVFGYWATVNYREAYGMYAVNGILFNHESPRRGETFVTRKITRAVARIKAGLQQRLYLGNLDAVRDWGYAPEYVDAMWRMLQRDEPEDYVVATGRAATVRQFLDTAFAHADLDPAEHVRYDPKYERPSEVDALIGDASKAGDLLGWRAQVRVEELARLMVDADMRQVADQLAGASVRIDR from the coding sequence GTGGGCAAGACCGCCCTCATCACCGGCGTCACCGGGCAGGACGGCTCGTACCTGGCCGAACTGCTGCTGTCCAAGGGCTACACGGTGCACGGCATCGTGCGCCGCTCCTCGTCCTTCAACACCGAGCGGATCGACCACATCTACCAGGACCCGCAGGAGGCCCACCGGTCGCTGGTGCTGCACCACGCCGACCTGTCCGACGGGGTGGCGCTGGTGAACCTGCTGCGCGACGTCCAGCCGGGCGAGATCTACAACCTCGGCGCCCAGTCGCATGTGCGGGTCTCCTTCGACGCCCCGATGTACACCGGTGACGTCACCGGCCTGGGCGCGCTGCGGCTGCTGGAGGCGGTCCGGGCCAGCGGCATCGGCGCCCGTGTCTACCAGGCGTCCTCCTCCGAGATGTTCGGCGCCACCCCGCCCCCGCAGCACGAGGGCACCCCCTTCCACCCGCGCAGCCCCTACGCCTGCGCGAAGGTCTTCGGTTACTGGGCGACGGTCAACTACCGTGAGGCGTACGGGATGTACGCGGTGAACGGCATCCTGTTCAACCACGAGTCACCGCGCCGCGGCGAGACCTTCGTGACCCGCAAGATCACCCGCGCGGTGGCCCGGATCAAGGCCGGCCTGCAACAGCGGCTCTACCTCGGAAACCTGGACGCGGTCCGCGACTGGGGCTACGCACCGGAGTACGTGGACGCGATGTGGCGGATGCTGCAACGGGACGAACCCGAGGACTACGTGGTGGCCACCGGACGGGCCGCCACCGTACGGCAGTTCCTCGACACGGCGTTCGCGCACGCCGACCTCGACCCGGCCGAGCATGTGCGCTACGACCCCAAGTACGAGCGGCCCAGCGAAGTGGACGCGCTCATCGGCGACGCCTCCAAGGCCGGCGACCTGCTCGGCTGGCGAGCACAGGTCAGGGTCGAGGAGCTGGCCCGGCTGATGGTGGACGCCGACATGCGGCAGGTGGCGGATCAGCTGGCGGGCGCGAGCGTCCGCATCGACCGGTAG
- a CDS encoding LamG-like jellyroll fold domain-containing protein produces the protein MHGSPDNAPGAHETNDGQDGHGEGCSCPRTADLDGAGLAASSRRTFLRGAGVISAGAAAAGLLGAVPAYAAGEAKGAAKGGGEDDDPYGRTSMTPAPRGKWSPDPDDPRFTVVVMPDTQYMFDQDRIHPVPVEASFRYVLDPAGRAGGNDENIVFLAHLGDVTQNGLTEEYAAATKVFDLLDRAGASYGVLAGNHDVSDTDQRGSTPYLKTFSPARAKRTPSYHSSSPDGYNTCHIFKAGGRSWMLLSLDWRLSEQGFAWADAVIKANPKLPVIVTTHEIVNADDSSEASLSEYGQQLWDGLIKDNDQIFLTLNGHFWPPGSTVLKNSAGNDVHLHITNYQDRYYGGAGMIRSYRFDLNRGVIDVATFSPWIRELAARGELNELAAKEIELTSPVDYFSVAIDFEQRFAGFAPVPSRAARPARRMLVPGTLAYWRFDEGGKAGKDVAAGTVVKDQAGHGNDLELRSVPGTAAHALTWTGDHHPDQPGHGSLVFAGQGNPVTGAYFRTVDRAPINAQTFARGYTFEMFFKVPADWDGGRNGWSSMLSRSGSAGKAGKNGPAATAEEPVLTLSLSSGIELQWNVYPLNQTGAATNWSHLLQQEEWWHVAVVNDGRITKLYVNGCEEGRNPNSTNIGLTSLNLPFLLGGYEWDGAINQVFHGSIGDVRIVDRALPPSSFMNA, from the coding sequence ATGCACGGCTCACCCGACAATGCGCCCGGGGCGCACGAGACGAACGACGGCCAGGACGGCCACGGCGAGGGGTGTTCCTGCCCGCGCACCGCGGACCTGGACGGCGCGGGTCTCGCCGCGTCGAGCCGCCGCACCTTCCTGCGCGGCGCCGGTGTGATCAGCGCGGGCGCGGCCGCGGCGGGACTGCTCGGCGCGGTGCCCGCGTACGCCGCCGGCGAGGCGAAGGGCGCCGCGAAGGGCGGCGGCGAGGACGACGACCCCTACGGCCGGACGTCGATGACGCCCGCGCCGCGCGGCAAGTGGAGCCCGGACCCGGACGACCCGCGGTTCACCGTCGTGGTGATGCCCGACACCCAGTACATGTTCGACCAGGACCGCATCCACCCGGTGCCGGTCGAGGCGTCGTTCCGCTACGTCCTGGACCCGGCCGGCCGCGCGGGCGGCAACGACGAGAACATCGTCTTCCTGGCGCACCTCGGCGACGTCACCCAGAACGGCCTGACCGAGGAGTACGCCGCGGCCACCAAGGTCTTCGACCTGCTGGACCGGGCCGGGGCGTCGTACGGCGTGCTCGCCGGCAACCACGACGTCTCCGACACCGACCAGCGCGGCTCCACCCCGTACCTGAAGACCTTCAGCCCGGCGCGGGCCAAGCGGACGCCCAGCTACCACTCCTCCAGCCCCGACGGCTACAACACCTGCCACATCTTCAAGGCCGGCGGCCGGTCCTGGATGCTGCTCTCGCTGGACTGGCGGCTGTCGGAGCAGGGCTTCGCCTGGGCCGACGCGGTCATCAAGGCGAACCCGAAACTCCCGGTGATCGTGACCACCCACGAGATCGTCAACGCCGACGACAGCAGCGAGGCGTCGCTGTCCGAGTACGGGCAGCAGCTGTGGGACGGCCTGATCAAGGACAACGACCAGATCTTCCTGACCCTCAACGGCCACTTCTGGCCGCCCGGCAGCACCGTGCTGAAGAACAGCGCCGGCAACGACGTGCACCTGCACATCACCAACTACCAGGACCGGTACTACGGCGGCGCCGGCATGATCCGCTCCTACCGCTTCGACCTGAACCGCGGGGTGATCGACGTCGCTACCTTCTCGCCGTGGATTCGCGAGCTCGCGGCCAGGGGCGAGCTGAACGAACTGGCCGCGAAGGAGATCGAACTGACCTCGCCGGTCGACTACTTCTCCGTCGCGATCGACTTCGAGCAAAGGTTCGCGGGCTTCGCGCCGGTGCCGTCGCGCGCCGCCCGCCCGGCGCGGCGGATGCTGGTGCCCGGCACGCTGGCGTACTGGCGCTTCGACGAGGGCGGCAAGGCCGGCAAGGACGTGGCCGCCGGGACCGTGGTCAAGGACCAGGCAGGACACGGCAACGACCTGGAGCTGCGGAGCGTTCCGGGCACCGCCGCACACGCGCTGACCTGGACCGGGGACCACCACCCCGACCAGCCCGGCCACGGCAGCCTGGTCTTCGCCGGTCAGGGCAACCCGGTCACCGGGGCGTACTTCCGGACCGTCGACCGCGCGCCGATCAACGCTCAGACCTTCGCCCGCGGCTACACCTTCGAGATGTTCTTCAAGGTGCCCGCCGACTGGGACGGCGGCCGCAACGGCTGGTCGTCGATGCTCAGCCGCAGCGGCAGCGCCGGGAAGGCGGGCAAGAACGGCCCCGCGGCGACCGCCGAGGAGCCGGTGCTGACGCTCAGCCTCTCCAGCGGGATCGAACTCCAGTGGAACGTCTACCCGCTCAACCAGACCGGCGCGGCCACCAACTGGAGCCACCTGCTCCAGCAGGAGGAGTGGTGGCACGTCGCGGTCGTCAACGACGGCCGGATCACCAAGCTCTACGTCAACGGCTGCGAGGAGGGCCGCAACCCCAACAGCACCAACATCGGCCTCACCTCCCTCAACCTGCCCTTCCTGCTGGGCGGTTACGAGTGGGACGGCGCGATCAACCAGGTCTTCCACGGCTCGATCGGCGATGTACGCATCGTGGACCGGGCGCTGCCGCCGAGCAGCTTCATGAACGCCTGA
- a CDS encoding glycosyltransferase family 2 protein → MPLVSVVMPVYNSAATLGAAVRSVLTQTHTDLELLATDDQSSDDSMDLLMEFARQDERVRPQAAPERGGAGRARNLAMERARGDYVAFLDSDDMWLPEKTERQLAFAAAGSAPLTFTSYFKMDADHDGESIDFVPNGRVVRAREHVDYRAMLVQDHIGALTAMYDRNVLGTRLMPEMRKRQDYALWLSIMRDGADARGLPEPLAVYRAHQAGSLSSNKLSLVPYNWELYREHEGLSVPRATRALTGAVWQSLRNSRI, encoded by the coding sequence GTGCCTCTGGTGTCTGTCGTGATGCCCGTGTACAACTCGGCTGCCACGCTCGGCGCGGCCGTCCGGTCGGTGCTCACGCAGACCCACACCGATCTGGAGCTACTGGCCACCGACGACCAGTCGTCCGACGACTCCATGGACCTGCTGATGGAGTTCGCCCGGCAGGACGAGCGCGTGCGGCCGCAAGCGGCACCCGAGCGCGGCGGTGCCGGCCGGGCCCGCAACCTCGCCATGGAGCGGGCCCGGGGGGACTACGTCGCCTTCCTCGACAGCGACGACATGTGGCTGCCGGAGAAGACGGAGCGGCAGCTCGCCTTCGCGGCGGCCGGTAGCGCCCCGCTGACGTTCACCTCGTACTTCAAGATGGACGCCGACCACGACGGCGAGAGCATCGACTTCGTCCCGAACGGACGCGTCGTCCGCGCGCGGGAGCACGTGGACTACCGCGCGATGCTGGTCCAGGACCACATCGGTGCCCTCACCGCCATGTACGACCGCAACGTGCTGGGCACGAGGCTGATGCCGGAGATGCGGAAGCGGCAGGACTACGCCCTGTGGCTGTCGATCATGCGCGACGGCGCCGACGCCCGGGGCCTCCCCGAGCCGCTTGCCGTGTACCGGGCCCACCAGGCGGGTTCGCTGTCGTCCAACAAGCTGTCGCTCGTCCCGTACAACTGGGAGCTGTACCGCGAGCACGAAGGACTGTCGGTCCCGCGGGCGACGCGGGCGCTGACCGGCGCGGTGTGGCAGTCGCTGCGCAACTCGCGGATCTAG
- a CDS encoding family 78 glycoside hydrolase catalytic domain → MGPRKGRRAFAVLLFFLLVVSLQPALPAGASAAPAPAGPRTGPDLGRGDWIGVNPTDTNWSDYTVDVDFTVRKEAASVYFRARSGPADSYMWQVNVTGPVPVLKKHVWAGGGVAAVSETPIGDVIGPDALHTPHHLRITADGDTITTSVDGVAVDTTQESAYAEGTIGFRESPTEEATYRDLTVTSTAGKTLLDDPFTAGEHNAFGAGTIGADGLDVANADAMLQPDARTPRLRHEFTLRKKVRSARLYSSALGIYEMSVDGKRVGDDLFAPGWTNYRDQVQYQSYDVTGLLARGANAMAAQLAPGWYAGDVGWFGTGQYGTTPALWAQLQVTYTDGSVEFVDTDPSWQGSTDGPVTSADNYMGESYDARADQPGWTEPGFGGTDGTDGTGGAAGASWAPVDVQPSQASKVVPQIGPPVRVTGTVKPVSVTEPRPGTYVYDLGQDISGVVRLKVRGPAGTTVTLRHAQAVDPDGTLYTDNLAAGPAPYLTAAQTDTYTLRGGGTETFQPDFTYHGFRYVAVTGYPGKPTLADLTGVVEGTDAPVIGSFSTSNPMVDQLQSNITWSERDNLFSVPTDTNARTERLGWTGDADFFAPTATFNRDLDGFYRKWERDLIDSQSPQGVFDNVAPTWTVGDSGYGGGWGDAGVVIPYTTWQSYGDTAIVESSYSAMRTYLSALESMSTDLILPASFAPAGDWMNVNQSTPSDLIATAYFAYDASLMAQMSAAIGRGDDAAGYRALFARIAAAWDAKYVAADGSIAGNSETGYVLALHLGLLPESARTQAADRLVGLVQAGGDHLATGFVGTQWLLPVLSASGHTDLAYRLLEQTGYPSWGYEIAHGATTVWERWDGILPDGSFNPNVNGNSFNHAVDGAVGDWMYRTIAGIVPDPAHPGYARFSVRPQPGGGLTHAEATLRSPHGTISSSWRDAGKGLVMEVTVPRGSTATIYVPATSAHRVTAAAGARLARWADGYAAYTVAAGHYTFRVRG, encoded by the coding sequence ATGGGACCACGCAAGGGACGCCGGGCGTTCGCGGTGCTGCTCTTCTTCCTCCTGGTCGTCTCGCTCCAGCCGGCGCTGCCGGCGGGGGCGAGCGCCGCGCCGGCGCCGGCCGGCCCCCGCACCGGCCCCGACCTTGGCCGGGGCGACTGGATCGGCGTGAACCCGACCGACACGAACTGGTCGGACTACACCGTCGACGTCGACTTCACCGTGCGGAAGGAGGCCGCCAGCGTCTACTTCCGGGCCCGGTCGGGACCCGCCGACTCCTACATGTGGCAGGTCAACGTGACCGGCCCCGTACCGGTGTTGAAGAAGCACGTCTGGGCCGGCGGGGGCGTGGCCGCGGTGAGCGAGACGCCGATCGGCGACGTCATCGGGCCCGACGCGCTGCACACCCCGCACCACCTGCGCATCACGGCCGACGGCGACACGATCACCACCTCCGTCGACGGCGTCGCGGTCGACACGACGCAGGAGTCCGCCTACGCGGAGGGCACCATCGGGTTCCGGGAGTCGCCCACCGAGGAGGCGACCTACCGCGACCTCACCGTCACCTCCACCGCCGGGAAGACGCTGCTCGACGACCCGTTCACCGCGGGCGAGCACAACGCGTTCGGCGCCGGCACGATCGGCGCCGACGGCCTGGACGTCGCGAACGCCGACGCCATGCTGCAACCCGACGCCCGAACCCCCCGGCTGCGCCACGAGTTCACGCTGCGGAAGAAGGTCAGGAGCGCGCGGCTGTACTCCTCCGCGCTGGGCATCTACGAGATGAGCGTCGACGGAAAGCGGGTCGGCGACGACCTGTTCGCGCCCGGCTGGACCAACTACCGCGACCAGGTCCAGTACCAGAGCTACGACGTGACCGGCCTGCTCGCCCGCGGCGCGAACGCGATGGCCGCCCAGCTCGCGCCCGGCTGGTACGCCGGCGACGTCGGCTGGTTCGGCACCGGGCAGTACGGCACGACCCCCGCGCTGTGGGCGCAGCTCCAAGTCACCTACACCGACGGCTCCGTGGAGTTCGTCGACACCGACCCGTCCTGGCAGGGGAGCACCGACGGGCCGGTGACGTCCGCCGACAACTACATGGGGGAGTCCTACGACGCCCGCGCGGACCAGCCAGGCTGGACCGAACCCGGCTTCGGCGGCACGGATGGTACGGATGGCACGGGCGGTGCGGCTGGCGCGAGTTGGGCGCCGGTGGACGTCCAGCCGAGCCAGGCGTCGAAGGTCGTGCCGCAGATCGGCCCGCCGGTGCGGGTGACCGGCACCGTCAAGCCGGTGAGCGTCACCGAACCCCGGCCCGGGACGTACGTCTACGACCTCGGCCAGGACATCTCCGGGGTGGTGCGGCTGAAGGTGCGCGGCCCGGCCGGGACCACGGTCACCCTCCGGCACGCGCAGGCGGTCGATCCCGACGGCACCCTCTACACCGACAACCTCGCCGCGGGCCCGGCCCCTTACCTGACCGCCGCCCAGACCGACACCTACACGCTGCGCGGCGGCGGCACGGAGACCTTCCAACCGGACTTCACCTACCACGGGTTCCGGTACGTGGCGGTGACCGGCTACCCCGGCAAGCCCACCCTCGCGGACCTGACCGGGGTCGTGGAAGGCACCGACGCGCCCGTCATCGGCAGCTTCTCGACGTCGAACCCCATGGTCGACCAGCTCCAGTCGAACATCACCTGGAGCGAGCGGGACAACCTGTTCTCCGTCCCGACCGACACCAACGCCCGTACCGAGCGTCTCGGTTGGACGGGCGACGCCGACTTCTTCGCGCCGACCGCGACGTTCAACCGCGATCTCGACGGCTTCTACCGCAAGTGGGAACGCGACCTGATCGACAGCCAGTCGCCGCAGGGCGTCTTCGACAACGTCGCGCCGACGTGGACGGTGGGGGACTCCGGCTACGGCGGGGGCTGGGGCGACGCGGGCGTGGTCATCCCGTACACCACCTGGCAGAGCTACGGCGACACCGCCATCGTGGAGAGCAGCTACAGCGCCATGCGGACGTACCTGTCCGCGCTGGAGTCGATGAGCACGGACCTGATCCTGCCGGCGTCCTTCGCCCCCGCCGGTGACTGGATGAACGTGAACCAGTCGACCCCCTCCGACCTGATCGCCACCGCGTACTTCGCCTACGACGCCTCGCTCATGGCGCAGATGTCGGCGGCGATCGGCCGCGGTGACGACGCGGCCGGCTACCGCGCACTGTTCGCACGGATCGCGGCCGCGTGGGACGCGAAGTACGTCGCGGCCGACGGCAGTATCGCCGGCAACAGCGAGACCGGCTACGTACTCGCCCTCCACCTCGGCCTGTTGCCCGAGAGCGCGCGCACCCAGGCGGCGGACCGGCTGGTGGGACTCGTCCAGGCGGGCGGTGACCATCTCGCCACCGGCTTCGTCGGCACCCAGTGGCTGCTGCCCGTCCTGTCCGCCTCGGGGCACACCGACCTCGCCTACCGCCTCCTGGAGCAGACCGGCTACCCGTCCTGGGGCTACGAGATCGCGCACGGGGCGACCACGGTGTGGGAGCGCTGGGACGGGATACTCCCGGACGGCTCGTTCAACCCGAACGTGAACGGCAACTCCTTCAACCACGCCGTGGACGGCGCGGTCGGCGACTGGATGTACCGCACCATCGCGGGGATCGTGCCCGACCCGGCGCACCCCGGCTACGCGCGCTTCTCCGTCCGGCCGCAGCCCGGCGGCGGGCTCACCCACGCCGAGGCGACCCTGCGCTCGCCGCACGGCACGATCAGCAGCAGCTGGCGCGACGCCGGGAAGGGCCTGGTCATGGAGGTCACGGTGCCCCGCGGCAGCACCGCGACGATCTACGTCCCCGCCACCTCGGCGCACCGGGTCACGGCCGCGGCGGGAGCCCGTCTCGCCAGGTGGGCCGACGGCTACGCCGCTTACACGGTGGCAGCAGGCCACTACACCTTCCGGGTCCGCGGCTGA
- a CDS encoding NmrA family NAD(P)-binding protein, which translates to MIVVTAPTGHIGSRVLADLLEHGEDVRVVVRDPDRLPAGIRGRVEVVTGSHRERDVVDRALDGADTVFWLVPADVRAPSVYDAYVTFSIPFADAVVRHGVQRVVTVSALGRGTQLYAGHVSGSLAMEDLIRSTGVHFRALAMPTFMDNLTRQVDLIRQRGVIAGTIPGDLKLPFTATRDIADRAARLLRDRGWTGQDTLDLLGPDDLTFDEVAALASEVLGTPVRYERGDRDQDRKQLVGYGFSEAMAQSLIDMDIAKERGLDHAVARTPENTAPTTYRQWMRDVLKPAVEAS; encoded by the coding sequence ATGATCGTTGTCACCGCACCGACGGGGCACATCGGCAGCCGGGTCCTGGCGGACCTGCTGGAGCACGGCGAGGACGTACGGGTCGTGGTACGTGACCCGGACCGGCTGCCGGCCGGGATTCGGGGCCGGGTGGAGGTGGTGACCGGGTCGCACCGGGAGCGGGACGTGGTGGACCGCGCGCTGGACGGGGCGGACACCGTGTTCTGGCTGGTCCCGGCGGACGTGCGCGCGCCGAGCGTCTACGACGCCTACGTCACCTTCAGCATCCCCTTCGCCGACGCGGTCGTGCGGCACGGCGTCCAGCGCGTCGTCACCGTCTCGGCGCTCGGCCGAGGCACGCAGCTCTACGCGGGCCACGTCTCCGGGTCGCTGGCGATGGAGGACCTGATCCGCAGCACCGGCGTGCACTTCCGGGCGCTGGCCATGCCGACCTTCATGGACAACCTGACCCGGCAGGTGGATCTGATCAGGCAGCGCGGGGTGATCGCCGGCACGATCCCCGGCGACCTCAAGCTGCCCTTCACCGCCACCCGCGACATCGCCGACCGTGCCGCCCGCCTGCTGCGGGACCGCGGCTGGACCGGGCAGGACACCCTCGACCTCCTCGGCCCCGACGACCTGACCTTCGACGAGGTCGCCGCCCTCGCCTCCGAGGTGCTCGGCACCCCGGTCCGCTACGAGCGGGGCGACCGCGACCAGGACAGGAAGCAGCTTGTCGGCTACGGCTTCTCCGAGGCGATGGCCCAGAGCCTGATCGACATGGACATCGCCAAGGAGCGCGGCCTGGACCACGCGGTCGCCCGCACCCCGGAGAACACCGCGCCCACGACCTACCGCCAGTGGATGCGGGACGTCCTCAAGCCCGCGGTCGAGGCGAGCTAG
- a CDS encoding glycosyltransferase family 2 protein: protein MNKLPLVVVIPTKNEAENIARTVSSVIDHVEAVVVVDSHSTDDTCKIAARLGAQVVDYTWDGRYPKKKQWCLDRVRTEIPWLLFLDGDETPSPELLAELRTVFAAGPPSVAAFDIPLGYWFAGRRLRHGHTIVKRVLLDRTRCHFPELGDLDAPGMGEQEGHYQPVAPSAARLRAPIEHEDLDPVRTWFDRHNRYSDWEAWLELNPSVKEAIRKVKSRQGQLFHQAPFKPLVSFAYAYVYRRGFLDGRAGLDYALAMSFYRWQIGLKARENQRG from the coding sequence GTGAACAAGCTCCCGCTGGTCGTGGTCATCCCCACCAAGAACGAGGCGGAGAACATCGCCCGTACGGTCTCCTCGGTCATCGACCACGTCGAGGCGGTGGTCGTGGTGGACTCGCACAGCACCGACGACACCTGCAAGATCGCGGCGCGGCTGGGCGCGCAGGTGGTCGACTACACCTGGGACGGCCGGTATCCGAAGAAGAAGCAGTGGTGCCTGGACCGGGTGCGCACCGAGATCCCGTGGCTGCTCTTCCTCGACGGCGACGAGACGCCCAGCCCCGAGTTGCTGGCCGAGCTGCGGACCGTGTTCGCGGCCGGACCGCCGTCGGTCGCCGCGTTCGACATCCCGCTCGGCTACTGGTTCGCCGGACGGCGGCTGCGGCACGGCCACACCATCGTCAAGCGGGTCCTGCTGGACCGCACCCGCTGCCACTTCCCGGAACTCGGCGACCTCGACGCCCCCGGGATGGGCGAGCAGGAGGGCCACTACCAGCCGGTCGCGCCGTCCGCGGCCCGGTTGCGCGCCCCGATCGAGCACGAGGACCTCGACCCGGTGCGCACCTGGTTCGACCGGCACAACCGCTACTCCGACTGGGAGGCGTGGCTCGAACTCAACCCCTCGGTGAAGGAGGCCATCCGCAAGGTCAAGTCCCGCCAGGGGCAGCTCTTCCACCAGGCGCCGTTCAAACCGCTGGTCTCCTTCGCCTACGCCTACGTCTACCGGCGCGGCTTCCTCGACGGCCGCGCCGGCCTGGACTACGCACTGGCGATGAGCTTCTACCGCTGGCAGATCGGCCTCAAGGCGCGCGAGAACCAGCGGGGTTGA
- a CDS encoding LamG-like jellyroll fold domain-containing protein, with translation MRRWPVLTAALALAAAALGIVGPPPATALQPPVGITAGNLPTYQTNGIVWAMAQSGGDVYAGGTFSTIRPPGAAAGTSETAAGNFASFNAATGQPAGCQPAFTVGSDNATVRALAVSPDGKTLYAGGFFGTAGGTGVSSLAAINLATCAVSTTFRPAVSGTVRTIVATDDAVYFGGDVTSVDGTTRHRYAAVSAADGALLPWAPDVDNPGRALALTPNGEDAILGGDFNTVDGADSHSLAVVDATTGGTLVKAYPTGFFDAASVTKTIYVDPASNSFYTGNEGTGGGVFDGRARFSLTDFSQVWRDNCLGATQTVAVYQSVLYSGSHAHDCSSMGEYPNSVRKHLLAEPVGDPHLVSWFPDTNDGIGEQIGPRVMSFSSVGSTEYLWVGGEFTTVNGTAQQGLTRFPSSPDTTAPSLPQTSVTSINPDSVKVSWQSSLDLDDSLLTYRVYRNGSTTPIYTTTGSSLPWVRPQITFTDTDVTPGVKYTYRVSASDGTNTTALSPNASATVPTSAEAYPAKVLADGATLYWRYDAASGSYTADSSASDDSGVSVGGPVHGVTPGAVPGSKAYTFNGTSQWTYSDRQHPQPKQYSIEAWFKTTTTKGGKIIGFGDDPTQTSVHYDKHIYMLNSGQLVFGINSPKVQTITTSAKYNDGAWHHVVATEGTGGSKLYVDGVLKGSNTAMTGSEAYAGYWRVGGDNLNGWPTRPTSDDLAGSIDEAAVYPTVLTAAQVASHYALRTAG, from the coding sequence ATGCGCAGATGGCCGGTGTTGACGGCTGCCCTCGCCTTGGCAGCCGCGGCTTTGGGGATCGTGGGGCCGCCCCCGGCGACCGCACTGCAACCACCCGTCGGCATCACCGCCGGGAACCTGCCCACCTACCAGACCAACGGCATCGTCTGGGCGATGGCACAGTCCGGCGGCGACGTCTACGCCGGCGGCACCTTCTCCACGATCCGCCCGCCGGGGGCCGCCGCCGGCACCAGCGAGACGGCGGCCGGGAACTTCGCGTCGTTCAACGCGGCCACCGGCCAACCCGCCGGCTGCCAGCCCGCGTTCACCGTGGGCTCGGACAACGCCACGGTACGGGCGCTGGCGGTCTCCCCCGACGGCAAGACGCTGTACGCGGGCGGCTTCTTCGGCACGGCCGGCGGCACCGGCGTGAGCAGCCTGGCCGCGATCAACCTGGCCACCTGCGCCGTCAGCACCACCTTCCGCCCGGCGGTGAGCGGCACGGTGCGCACCATCGTGGCCACCGACGACGCGGTGTACTTCGGCGGCGACGTCACCTCCGTCGACGGCACCACCCGGCACCGCTACGCGGCGGTCAGCGCCGCCGACGGCGCGCTGCTGCCGTGGGCGCCCGACGTGGACAACCCCGGCCGGGCGCTCGCGCTGACCCCGAACGGCGAGGACGCCATCCTCGGCGGTGACTTCAACACCGTCGACGGTGCCGACTCGCACTCCCTCGCGGTCGTCGACGCCACCACCGGCGGCACGCTGGTGAAGGCATACCCGACCGGCTTCTTCGACGCGGCCTCCGTCACCAAGACCATCTACGTCGACCCGGCGAGCAACAGCTTCTACACCGGCAACGAGGGCACCGGCGGCGGTGTCTTCGACGGCCGGGCCCGCTTCAGCCTCACCGACTTCAGCCAGGTCTGGCGGGACAACTGCCTGGGGGCCACCCAGACGGTCGCGGTCTACCAGAGCGTGCTGTACAGCGGCAGCCACGCCCACGACTGCTCCAGCATGGGCGAGTACCCGAACTCGGTGCGCAAGCACCTGCTCGCCGAGCCGGTCGGCGACCCGCACCTGGTGTCGTGGTTCCCCGACACCAACGACGGGATCGGCGAGCAGATCGGCCCGCGGGTGATGTCGTTCTCCTCGGTCGGCTCCACCGAATACCTGTGGGTCGGCGGGGAGTTCACCACGGTCAACGGCACCGCGCAGCAGGGCCTGACCCGCTTCCCCAGCTCCCCGGACACCACCGCCCCGAGCCTGCCGCAGACCTCGGTGACGAGCATCAACCCGGATTCGGTGAAGGTCAGTTGGCAGTCGAGCCTCGACCTCGACGACAGCCTGCTGACCTACCGGGTGTACCGCAACGGCTCGACCACGCCGATCTACACCACCACCGGCAGCTCGCTTCCGTGGGTGCGCCCGCAGATCACCTTCACCGACACCGACGTCACACCGGGCGTGAAGTACACCTACCGGGTCTCGGCGAGCGACGGCACCAACACCACCGCGCTGTCGCCGAACGCGTCCGCGACGGTGCCGACTTCGGCCGAGGCGTACCCGGCGAAGGTCCTCGCCGACGGCGCGACGCTGTACTGGCGGTACGACGCGGCGTCCGGCTCCTACACCGCGGACTCCTCGGCGTCCGACGACAGCGGGGTCAGCGTCGGCGGCCCGGTGCACGGCGTGACGCCGGGCGCGGTGCCGGGCTCCAAGGCGTACACGTTCAACGGCACTTCGCAGTGGACGTACAGCGACCGGCAGCACCCGCAGCCGAAGCAGTACAGCATCGAGGCGTGGTTCAAGACCACGACCACCAAGGGCGGGAAGATCATCGGCTTCGGCGACGACCCCACCCAGACCAGCGTCCACTACGACAAGCACATCTACATGCTCAACAGCGGGCAGCTGGTCTTCGGCATCAACTCCCCCAAGGTCCAGACGATCACCACCTCGGCGAAGTACAACGACGGCGCCTGGCACCACGTGGTCGCCACCGAGGGCACCGGCGGCTCGAAGCTCTACGTCGACGGCGTGCTCAAGGGGTCGAACACGGCCATGACCGGCAGCGAGGCGTACGCCGGCTACTGGCGGGTCGGCGGCGACAACCTCAACGGCTGGCCGACCCGGCCCACCAGCGACGACCTGGCCGGCTCGATCGACGAGGCCGCGGTCTACCCGACCGTGCTGACGGCCGCGCAGGTCGCGAGCCACTACGCGCTCAGGACCGCCGGGTGA